A DNA window from Purpureocillium takamizusanense chromosome 9, complete sequence contains the following coding sequences:
- a CDS encoding Methionyl aminopeptidase (COG:J~MEROPS:MER0001728~EggNog:ENOG503P0DW): protein MGSKTPDDERHMYQDRDDPFTASSSGTGGEQRGAHLARDGDGCMAGDGGTNDDDDDDDDDAARVDAALTVTNSAGSADASKKKKRKRPKKKKSKASATKQSSPPRVPLADLFPSGKYPEGERLSYGSAFETTTRARALGVRRGGYRPLEDDAVLDDYRKAAEVHRQVRRWVQQTVEPGQTLTAIATGIEDGVRALLGNPGLEPGQSLKAGLGFPTGLALNNCVAHYTPNPGQKEVVLQQQDVMKVDFGVHVNGWIVDSAFTMSFDPTYDDLLAAVRDATNTGIKNAGVDVRISDVSAAIQEAMESYEVEIRGKVFPVKPVRDLCGHDIKRYRIHGEKTIPFVKNSNQTKMEEGEVFAIETFGSTGRGVTRNGDGIYGYGLSHDAPAHVALPLSSANRLYKTIKENFGTIVFCRRYLDRLGCDRYLAGLNCLVSNGILDAHQPLMDVAGSYSAQFEHTILLRESHKEVISRGDDY, encoded by the exons ATGGGCTCCAAAACTCCAGACGATGAGCGACACATGTATCAGGACCGCG ACGATCCGTTCACCGCCTCATCCAGCGGcactggcggcgagcaacGAGGCGCCCACCTCGCGAGAGATGGCGATGGCTGTatggcgggcgacggtggaacaaacgacgacgatgacgacgacgacgacgatgccgcccgcgtcgatgccgccctgACTGTGACCAACAGTGCTGGCTCCGCTGACGCGAGCAAGAAAaagaagcgcaagcgacccaagaagaagaagagcaaggcATCCGCTACGAagcagtcgtcgccgcccagagTCCCGCTCGCTGACCTGTTCCCTTCCGGCAAATATCCCGAGGGCGAGCGTCTGAGCTACGGCTCCGCGTTCGAAACCACCaccagggccagggccctTGGAgtgcgtcgcggcggctaTCGGCCTCTGGAAGACGACGCGGTTCTAGACGACTACCGCAAAGCTGCCGAGGTCCATCGTCAGGTGCGACGATGGGTCCAGCAAACCGTGGAGCCCGGCCAGACACTCACAGCCATCGCCACGGGGATCGAGGACGGTGTCCGGGCACTCTTGGGCAACCCCGGACTCGAGCCCGGCCAGAGTCTCAAGGCGGGATTGGGATTCCCAACAGGACTTGCCTTGAACAACTGTGTCGCGCACTACACGCCGAATCCTGGCCAAAAGGAAGTGGttttgcagcagcaggacgtgATGAAGGTCGACTTTGGCGTCCACGTCAATGGCTGGATCGTGGACAGCGCATTCACCATGTCCTTTGACCCGACGTACGacgacctcctcgccgccgtccgggATGCTACCAACACTGGCATCAAG AACGCTGGGGTTGACGTTCGCATCAGCGACGTCAGTGCAGCCATCCAGGAAGCCATGGAGAGCTACGAGGTCGAGATTCGCGGCAAGGTGTTTCCCGTCAAGCCCGTGCGAGATCTCTGTGGCCACGACATCAAACGGTACCGCATCCATGGCGAAAAGACTATTCCGTTTGTCAAGAACTCGAATCAAACCAAAATGGAAGAGGGAGAGGTGTTTGCCATTGAGACATTCGGGAGCACAGGACGCGGCGTCACCAGGAACGGC GATGGCATCTATGGCTATGGCCTGAGTCATGATGCCCCGGCGCATGTAGCTCTCCCCCTCAGTTCTGCCAACCGTCTGTACAAGACCATCAAGGAGAACTTTGGCACCATCGTGTTCTGCCGCCGATACCTCGATCGGCTCGGCTGCGACCGCTATCTGGCAGGC CTCAACTGCCTAGTGTCCAACGGGATACTGGATGCCCATCAGCCGCTGATGGATGTTGCTGGATCATACTCTGCCCAGTTTGAGCAT ACCATTCTACTACGGGAGTCACACAAAGAGGTCATTAGTCGAGGTGACGACTACTGA
- a CDS encoding uncharacterized protein (COG:S~EggNog:ENOG503NZE5~TransMembrane:1 (i331-350o)), with the protein MQRRRKTTRDERICKICSRAFNKAEHLARHIRSHTKEKPYQCKVCKKVYTRQDTLLRHSKSHDAYVTGDAWPPSGVVGHGAASSSSQSPRGDVAAAEAASIMAAFASPHQTSFPQQHMDGIATPSNTCPFTVDGQPSTSAVSDDQIFSAQGTATTDMSPLDDGADPRFSGLTPFTEDLTAQWSSYFAGNEFDIALLDPSLFTAPSSEPQPLALPQEASVPTMSNPKSPAPPTSYTPRLASLPKTVIQRRWHTFSGGLSSGYITPDATDDRRSVDEICHRDLTERLQPRLQSGSLPSTTFLNLCIQAYFANFHPVFPIVHAPTFRPQKHNGLLVLSICSIGSLFLGSSRAMSRGISMFERLHKSILTSWDTCVASSAYSNLLALQASAIGQTFGLLVGRPKDLTQVEMFHGCLVAWARKLRLFDPEEWSVDVSQLKGRELEAAWKEWIRCEIKRRIVLAILLHDAEISGLFHHDRLMRYSLDKLDHISSEEAFDARSASAWRLVMMRETLPHDPPDHEPQATFSNCWSPDAGTLFTFPDSSSGFELSVMLEVIGSLACESRRTAASWARTCTKYEDLLVGWCDKYRHTDTFDRRASSLMMLWHSMFMLLHMDMDVLECACGREGRPAAQRHAQDARAWARSASAKRCIAHATLVRRHFEELPIGTESPIFAPMCLYRCGMAWFCYTHFGDPPREGAEAELGFDMPELQSLGVSEKTVAHEMEPRDGRPVASPLFRVIDLLQRMNHWKMAHSLASTLLSLFEEAEDALF; encoded by the exons ATGCAGAGACGCCGCAAGACGACGCGGGACGAGCGCATCTGCAAGATCTGTTCCCGCGCCTTCAACAAGGCAGAGCATCTCGCTCGACACATCCGCTCGCATACCAAGGAGAAGCCGTACCAATGCAAAGTATGCAAAAAGGTGTACACGAGACA GGACACGCTCCTGAGACACTCAAAATCTCATGACGCCTACGTGACTGGAGACGCATGGCCTCCGTCAGGCGTCGTAGGGCATGGCGCGGCATCTTCATCGAGCCAAAGCCCGCGCGGCGATGTTGCCGCCGCAGAGGCAGCCTCCATCATGGCGGCCTTTGCCTCCCCCCATCAGACATCGTTCCCTCAGCAGCACATGGATGGAATCGCCACGCCGAGCAACACGTGTCCGTTCACTGTGGACGGGCAAcccagcaccagcgcggTGTCGGACGACCAAATCTTCTCCGCGCAGGGGACTGCGACCACAGACATGAGCCCActggatgacggcgccgaccccCGGTTCAGCGGGCTCACGCCGTTCACAGAAGACCTGACGGCGCAGTGGTCAAGCTATTTTGCTGGGAACGAGTTTGACATTGCCCTGCTTGACCCGTCCTTGTTtaccgcgccgtcgtctgaGCCGCAGCCCCTCGCTTTGCCTCAGGAGGCGAGCGTCCCGACGATGAGCAACCCCaagtcgccggcgccgcccacctcgtACACGCCGCGCTTGGCGAGCCTGCCTAAGACTGTGATCCAACGGAGGTGGCATACATTCTCAGGAGGACTGTCATCGGGATACATTACGCCGGATGCCACGGACGACAGACGCAGCGTCGATGAGATATGCCACAGGGACTTGACGGAACGGCTCCAGCCGCGCTTGCAGTCAGGGTCGTTACCATCCACAACGTTTCTA AACCTGTGCATCCAGGCGTACTTTGCAAACTTCCACCCAGTCTTCCCCATCGTGCACGCACCCACATTTCGGCCGCAGAAGCACAATGGGCTGCTCGTTCTCTCGATTTGCTCCATCGGAAGTCTCTTTCTCGGCTCTTCGCGTGCCATGTCTCGCGGCATCAGCATGTTTGAGAGGCTACACAAATCTATTCTTACTTCG TGGGACACTTGTGTGGCGAGCTCGGCATACTCGAACCTCCTGGCACTCCAGGCGTCAGCTATCGGCCAGACATTTGGGCTGCTTGTGGGC AGACCAAAGGACCTGACGCAGGTCGAAATGTTTCACGGCTGTCTCGTTGCC TGGGCGCGAAAGCTCCGGCTCTTCGACCCCGAGGAATGGAGTGTCGACGTTTCTCAACTGAAAGGGCGagagctggaggcggcgtggaAGGAATGGATCCGATGCGAGATCAAGCGACG GATTGTGCTCGCAATCCTGCTTCACGATGCTGAAATCAGCGGGCTCTTCCATCATGACCGTCTGATGCGGTACTCACTGGACAAGCTGGACCATATATCGTCGGAGGAAGCCTTTGATGCCAGAAGCGCCTCTGCTTGGCGGCTGGTCATGATGAGAGAGACGCTTCCGCATGACCCCCCAGACCACGAACCGCAGGCTACCTTTTCTAATTGCTGGTCGCCGGACGCAGGCACGCTCTTCACGTTCCCCGATAGCAGTAGCGGGTTCGAGCTCAGTGTCATGCTCGAAGTCATCGGATCGCTCGCGTGCGAGAGTCGAAGAACGGCCGCGTCCTGGGCCCGGACGTGCACCAAGTACGAAGACTTGCTGGTCGGATGGTGCGACAAGTATCGGCACACGGATACGTTTGACCGCCGGGCCTCGAGCCTGATGATGCTGTGGCACTCCATGTTCATGCTCCTGcacatggacatggacgtgCTGGAGTGCGCCTGCGGACGGGAGGgaaggccggcggcccagcgACACGCGCAAGACGCCCGGGCATGGGCGCGGTCTGCGTCCGCGAAACGATGCATCGCCCACGCCACGCTCGTGCGCAGGCACTTTGAGGAGCTGCCCATCGGTACGGAATCCCCGATATTCGCCCCCATGTGCTTGTATCGTTGTGGCATGGCCTGGTTCTGCTACACGCACTTTGGCGATCCGCCGCGGGAgggggccgaggccgagctgggctTCGACATGCCGGAGCTGCAGAGCCTCGGAGTCAGCGAAAAGACGGTTGCGCACGAGATGGAGCCCAGGGACGGGAggcccgtcgccagcccGCTGTTTAGGGTGATTGACCTTCTTCAGCGTATGAATCACTGGAAGATGGCGCATagcttggcctcgacgctgctgtcgctgtttgaggaggcggaggacgcGCTGTTTTGA
- a CDS encoding uncharacterized protein (EggNog:ENOG503Q44C~COG:Q), with product MIWSVGQLISHLTRGTTLRQGTVIMTGTPSGVGFFRKEFLQDGDVVEVEIEGIGKVRNVISHAQ from the coding sequence ATGATTTGGTCCGTCGGCCAGCTCATCAGCCACCTGACCCGCGGCACGACACTGCGCCAGGGCACGGTCATCATGACGGGGACGCCCTCTGGCGTGGGCTTCTTCCGCAAGGAGTTCCTCCAGGACGGAGacgtggtcgaggtcgagatTGAAGGGATAGGCAAGGTCCGAAACGTGATTTCTCACGCCCAGTAG
- a CDS encoding uncharacterized protein (EggNog:ENOG503P3R3~COG:G) — translation MSQFKRLVRFSLGDKVCYGDLVESNGDEHTVERLDGSLFDDLERTGDIVKTSQLLCPLERTPLIVCIGLNYKKHAQEANLSVPTYPVVFTKPADALAGPADVIRTHPDARPMLDFEGELAIVIGKDAKDVAEENALDYVLGFSASNDVSARNFQLPEASGGQFC, via the exons ATGTCCCAATTCAAGAGACTTGTCAGATTTTCCTTGGGCGACAAGGTCTGCTACGGCGACCTTGTCGAATCCAACGGCGATGAGCACACTGTCGAGCGACTTGACGGGAGCCTCTTTGATGACCTCGAAAGAACCGGAGACATTGTGAAAACGAGCCAG CTCCTTTGTCCGCTGGAGCGCACACCCCTCATCGTCTGCATTGGGCTCAACTACAAGAAGCATGCCCAGGAAGCCAAT CTATCCGTGCCGACGTACCCAGTCGTATTCACCAAGCCTGCTGATGCTCTCGCTGGACCAGCCGACGTCATCCGTACACATCCCGATGCGCGCCCCATGCTCGATttcgagggcgagctggccatTGTCATAGGGAAAGACGCCAAGGACGTAGCGGAAGAGAACGCGCTGGACTACGTTCTCGGATTTTCGGCTTCAAACGACGTCTCGGCGCGAAACTTTCAGCTCCCCGAGGCGTCGGGTGGGCAGTTTTGTTAA
- a CDS encoding uncharacterized protein (EggNog:ENOG503Q4RU~TransMembrane:1 (o23-44i)~COG:Q), with protein sequence MAAYGVPKGHDSMSSVVDAASSLIIWGLAISVVGLFVQHVRLVFRHDLKSLPGPPAARWTGLYRPWMLRDGGAHDFYRMLHRKYGTVVRTAPNVVSVSDPKAIWTLYAIGTKFYKTGFYSVFDMWYKDKTMPSMFSVRDPAQHQALRRPVAQKFSMSSIKAMEPFADDCTDIFMQAMEDLQGQDIDLGVWLQWYAFDVIAAITFHRRLGFMEQRRDVHNMIEVIGKALELAALIGQVPSIHPWLMGNKWFAKFIAWQPVVKVLDPLRMVVKFTEECIEEYDQNPPDKDRPDFLGWLRQTNAKGDVMPDVEIVNHLANNLLAGSDTTAISLRAIFYYLAMNPKCYQRAQQEVDDADRDGLLSEHVTYAECLQLPYLQAAMKEAMRCNPGVSFPLERAVPAGGVDICGLHLEPGTIVGINPAVIHHDKSVFGDDAAEFNPDRWLTSEEERIKHMDRHLLTFGYGSRTCIGKNISIMEMGKLVPQMLRKFDLQWASPEKTWKVETFWFARQQGLIYRLRRR encoded by the exons ATGGCTGCATACGGAGTCCCCAAAGGCCACgactccatgtcgtcggtggtCGACGCGGCGTCAAGTCTCATTATTTGGGGCCTGGCCATCTCGGTAGTCGGGCTATTCGTTCAACACGTTCGACTCGTGTTTCGCCATGACCTCAAGTCCCTTCCCGGGCCACCCGCGGCGCGATGGACCGGTCTGTATCGGCCGTGGATGCTCAGGGACGGAGGCGCCCACGACTTCTACAGGATGCTGCACAGAAAATACGGCACGGTGGTCCGCACGGCCCCGAACGTGGTTTCAGTATCGGACCCCAAGGCAATTTGGACCTTGTACGCGATTGGCACCAAGTTTTACAAA ACCGGCTTCTACTCCGTGTTTGACATGTGGTACAAGGACAAGACCATGCCGAGCATGTTCTCGGTCCGGGACCCAGCTCAACATCAAGCGCTGCGCCGTCCCGTCGCCCAAAAGTTTTCCATGTCGtccatcaaggccatggagcCCTTTGCAGACGACTGCACCGACATCTTCATGCAGGCCATGGAGGACCTGCAGGGCCAAGACATAGACCTGGGTGTCTGGCTCCAGTGGTACGCATTCGACGTCATTGCGGCGATTACGTTCCACAGGCGGCTTGGATTCATGGAGCAACGACGTGATGTGCACAACATGATTGAAGTTATCGGCAAGGCGCTCGAACTGGCGGCGCTTATTGGACAGGTCCCGTCGATACACCCGTGGCTGATGGGAAACAAGTGGTTTGCCAAGTTCATAGCCTGGCAACCGGTCGTCAAAGTACTTGATCCCCTGAGGATGGTTGTCAAG TTTACGGAGGAGTGCATCGAGGAATACGATCAGAACCCGCCGGACAAGGATCGACCGGACTTTCTCGGGTGGTTGAGGCAGACAAATGCTAAAGGCGACGTGATGCCTGACGTTGAGATTGTGAATCACCTGGCGAACAACTT GCTCGCTGGAAGCGACACCACTGCGATATCCCTCCGCGCAATCTTCTACTACCTTGCGATGAACCCCAAATGCTACCAGAGAGCCCAGCAGGAGGTGGATGACGCCGACCGAGACGGACTGCTGTCAGAACATGTCACCTACGCAGAGTGTCTTCAGCTTCCCTACCT CCAGGCAGCGATGAAGGAGGCGATGCGCTGCAACCCCGGGGTCTCGTTTCCGCTGGAGCGAgccgtgcccgccggcggcgtagACATTTGTGGACTGCACTTGGAGCCCGGCACCATTGTTGGGATCAACCCAGCGGTCATCCATCACGACAAATCTGTGTTTGGGGACGATGCGGCAGAGTTTAATCCTGACAGGTGGCTGACTTCAGAAGAGGAGCGCATTAAACACATGGATCGCCACCTCCTGACG TTCGGATACGGGTCGCGAACGTGCATCGGCAAGAACATTTCCATCATGGAGATGGGCAAACTCGTTCCACAAATGTTGAGAAAGTTTGATCTGCAGTGGGCGTCCCCTGAAAAGACATGGAAGGTGGAAACATTCTGGTTTGCTAGGCAGCAGGGTCTCATCTACCGGCTCAGAAGGAGATGA
- a CDS encoding 4-carboxymuconolactone decarboxylase (EggNog:ENOG503P20W~COG:S) — protein MSTDTNLQELHKRLFEEGLKVRRSVVGDTYVDRALANGSTEFSRPGQELVTEWCWGYAWTRPGLERKQRSLLNIGMLMALNRTPELAVHIRGARNNGLTEEEIREAILHCTTYCGVPAGVEAMKTAEKVLDEMAEKGEKQRELGGKAQTTAGGT, from the coding sequence ATGAGCACCGACACCAACTTGCAAGAGCTGCACAAGAGGCTCTTTGAAGAAGGCCTCAAGGTCAGAcgctccgtcgtcggcgacaccTACGTCgaccgcgccctcgccaacggTTCCACCGAATTCTCTCGCCCCGGCCAAGAGCTCGTCACGGAATGGTGCTGGGGATACGCGTGGACCCGTCCCGGCCTGGAGAGGAAGCAGCGCAGCCTGCTCAACATTGGCATGCTCATGGCGTTGAACCGCACGCCCGAGCTTGCGGTGCATATCCGTGGCGCCAGGAACAATGGactcaccgaggaggagatccGGGAGGCAATCCTGCATTGTACCACGTACTGCGGCGTGCCGGCGGGTGTCGAggcgatgaagacggcggaAAAGGTCCTTGATGAGATGGCGGAGAAAGGGGAGAAGCAGAGGGAGCTGGGTGGCAaggcgcagacgacggcTGGCGGAACGTGA
- a CDS encoding uncharacterized protein (EggNog:ENOG503PA55~COG:G), whose protein sequence is MNNMVQLSNIPKSIFPSPGTTYQTADEWYTVLADMQMATLLFQHNDIVSSEDDGRTKYVARQLFRRLAKQGRLSTFGFAEDDWSDHCKQARGTLPAPNGSGSFRLWSDDFRPANILVDEKDQVLGAIDWEFAYVGPTQFTLDPPWWLLLDVPEMWDEGIDDWASTYERRLQTWLSAVEETEQEFPTGALLLSRYMRDSWASGRFWLNYAARKSWAFDTIYWKYLDQRFFGKRAEDVPTDELWKTRVHLLIEEEQAAMESLVQMKMEESKTRILVQWDDAKARERLSSYLFE, encoded by the coding sequence ATGAACAACATGGTTCAGCTGTCCAACATTCCAAAGTCAATATTTCCATCGCCGGGCACCACATACCAGACAGCCGACGAGTGGTACACGGTATTGGCTGACATGCAAATGGCAACTCTACTGTTCCAGCACAACGATATCGTATCGTCggaggacgacggcaggACCAAGTACGTCGCTCGCCAACTATTCCGCAGGCTGGCTAAGCAAGGCCGGCTGTCGACCTTTGGGTTTGCTGAAGACGACTGGTCAGACCACTGCAAGCAGGCTAGGGGTACGCTGCCGGCTCCAAATGGTTCTGGCTCGTTCCGCCTATGGTCGGATGACTTTCGACCAGCCAACATTCTGGTTGACGAGAAAGACCAAGTCCTTGGGGCTATCGACTGGGAGTTCGCATACGTTGGGCCAACACAATTTACGCTTGACccgccgtggtggctgctgcttgATGTGCCAGAGATGTGGGATGAAGGCATTGACGACTGGGCGAGCACATACGAAAGACGGCTGCAGACGTGGCTGTCGGCCGTGGAAGAGACCGAGCAAGAATTTCCTACTGGCGCCCTATTGCTCTCAAGATATATGCGAGACAGCTGGGCGTCGGGTCGTTTCTGGTTGAACTACGCTGCGAGAAAGAGCTGGGCCTTTGACACCATCTATTGGAAGTATCTGGATCAGAGATTCTTTGGCAAGCGGGCAGAAGATGTCCCCACAGACGAGCTGTGGAAGACGAGGGTGCACCTCTTGATCGAAGAGGAGCAAGCAGCGATGGAGTCTCTGGTTCAAATGAAGATGGAGGAGTCGAAAACACGGATTCTGGTTCAGTGGGACGATGCCAAAGCGAGAGAGCGTTTGTCTTCCTACCTATTTGAGTAA
- a CDS encoding uncharacterized protein (TransMembrane:12 (i41-58o85-104i116-135o141-159i171-193o205-226i276-300o312-333i340-359o365-387i399-420o432-453i)~EggNog:ENOG503NYF1~COG:G), producing MSSEEFDEKPAQHMAVLGARENGRPDDPERRKRERALVRKLDFFIAPVMMMLMLISYLDRSNIGFAATQGMTHDIGLKGSQLNTAVSVFYIFYILAEFPAAILVKRLQFNRAIPVITFLWGIICLSTGFVTSFGPLMATRVLLGLFEGCLFPCLTLFMCNWYKREELGFRIAVLFIASALSGAFGGLLAWAMLHMNGVADMAGWRWLYILEGLITVVWAVCCFYLIPKDYETAYFLNDADKALMRQRAEEMEAYSGSSGHYTMRDIKLAASDFKSWIHGCVQIAVVTILYGFGTFLPIIIKDGFKFSTVQAQYLVIPVNLWGAAVYAVGAILSDKYRTRFLPLIICAPIGITGYAILLAPVSASVHYFGTFLIATACFLCTGGNLTWISANCAPDGKRAASIGILLTLTNIGGVVSGQIYQSGAGPKYVLGHSWSLGCLGFAWVNWWFIRAMYRKREAEKDRLLAEGSVDSSEEFTDRSPEFRYQM from the exons ATGTCCTCTGAAGAGTTCGACGAGAAGCCGGCGCAACATATGGCCGTCCTGGGGGCAAGGGAGAATGGCAGGCCAGACGACCCCGAGCGGCGGAAGCGAGAACGTGCGCTTGTTCGCAAGCTGGACTTTTTCATAGCTCCCGTCATGATGATGCTCATGCTCATCAGCTACCTGGATCGAAGCAACATTGGCTTTGCAGCGACCCAGGGCATGACCCACGACATTGGCCTCAAAGGATCCCAGCTTAAT ACTGCCGTATCTGTCTTTTACATCTTCTATATCCTCGCAGAGTTTCCTGCCGCCATTCTCGTCAAGCGACTGCAGTTCAACCGGGCCATTCCCGTCATCACTTTCCTGTGGGGCATCATTTGTCTGAGCACAGGCTTCGTCACGTCCTTTGGCCCGCTCATGGCCACTCGCGTTCTCCTCGGGCTCTTTGAGGGCTGTCTTTTCCCCTGCCTGACGCTCTTCATGTGCAACTGGTACAAACGCGAAGAACTCGGATTCCGCATTGCTGTGCTGTTCA TTGCTTCGGCCCTCTCTGGTGCTTTCGGTGGACTGCTGGCATGGGCGATGCTTCACATGAATGGAGTTGCAGACAtggccggctggcgctg GCTCTATATCCTCGAAGGCCTCATTACCGTTGTCTGGGCGGTATGCTGTTTCTATCTCATTCCCAAAGACTATGAGACGGCGTACTTCCTCAACGATGCGGACAAGGCCCTCATGCGGCAGCGAGCCGAGGAAATGGAGGCGTACAGCGGTAGCTCGGGGCATTACACCATGCGTGACATCAAGCTGGCCGCTTCAGATTTCAAGAGCTGGATTCACGGTTGCGTACAAATTGCCGTCGTCACGATTCTCTATG GATTCGGCACCTTcctccccatcatcatcaaagACGGATTCAAGTTCTCCACCGTTCAGGCACAGTACCTGGTCATCCCAGTCAACCTCTGGGGTGCGGCCGTgtacgccgtcggcgcgatCCTGTCCGACAAGTATAGAACGCGCTTCCTGCCGTTGATCATCTGCGCTCCAATCGGCATCACGGGCTACGCAATTTTGCTCGCCCCTGTGTCGGCTTCCGTTCACTATTTTGGAACATTTCTTATAGCCACGGCTTGCTTCTTGTGCACTGGCGGGAACCT TACGTGGATCTCGGCAAACTGCGCTCCGGATGGAAAGCGCGCTGCCAGCATCGGCATTCTACTAACTCTGACCAACATTGGTGGCGTCGTTTCCGGACAAATCTATCAGTCTGGTGCGGGCCCTAAATACGTCCTTGGACATTCCTGGTCATTGGGGTGCCTGGGCTTCGCTTGGGTGAATTGGTGGTTTATCAGAGCAATGTACAGGAAGCGCGAGGCCGAAAAAGaccggctcctcgccgaaGGTTCGGTTGACTCCTCAGAGGAGTTTACGGACCGGTCGCCAGAGTTTAGGTACCAGATGTAG
- a CDS encoding uncharacterized protein (COG:S~EggNog:ENOG503NXYJ): MPPSSTSPYPHDSPLNAPGTGGGQTVQVHALSAGHLTIPEQQFVSPCAEAARKTVPSLCFLIQHTCPNTKKTTRIVFDLGLRRDVKRYAPPIQRHIETRQPMTTNPDVVESLQRGGLSADDIDYVVYSHVHWDHVGEPRDFVRSTFVVGNGSLDLLSGDSTNLRGGHSFFEADLLDRSRTIELSSPGTKGPSQCLDGGDVKRSVNFAGPWRAFGHLPSTLDVFRDGSVYIVDAPGHLRGHINLLARTQTEDGGCQWVYLGGDACHDRRILRKERAIGEWVDAHGYTCCIHEDRAQTEATLHRIRVLEEQGVEVILAHDVEWESDERNRKRFFGAS; this comes from the exons ATgcctccgtcgtcgacctctcCGTATCCCCATGACAGCCCGCTCAATGCACCTGGGACTGGAGGCGGCCAGACCGTCCAGGTCCACGCCCTGTCGGCAGGCCACTTGACGATCCCAGAACAGCAGTTCGTTAGTCCATGTGCCGAAGCAGCGAGGAAAACGGTCCCATCACTGTGCTTCCTCATCCAGCACACATGTCCCAACACCAAAAAGACGACGCGGATTGTGTTTGATCTCGGCTTGCGGAGGGATGTCAAGCGCTATGCACCGCCCATTCAGCGTCATATCGAGACCCGACAGCCCATGACCACGAACCCGGACGTCGTCGAAAGCTTACAAAGGGGTGGGCTTTCCGCGGACGACATTGACTACGTGGTGTACTCGCAT GTGCATTGGGATCACGTCGGTGAGCCACGAGACTTTGTCCGCAGCACCTTTGTCGTCGGCAATGGTTCATTGGACCTGCTCTCTGGAGACTCGACCAACCTCAGAGGCGGGCACTCGTTTTTCGAAGCAGACCTTCTTGATCGCTCACGAACCATTGAGCTTTCGAGCCCAGGCACAAAAGGCCCCTCTCAATgtctggacggcggcgatgtcaAGCGGAGCGTGAACTTTGCCGGGCCGTGGCGCGCATTCGGTCATCTGCCCTCGACGCTCGACGTGTTCCGGGACGGCAGCGTATACATAGTCGATGCACCCGGCCACCTGAGAGGTCATATCAACCTCCTTGCTCGCACGCAGACTGAAGACGGCGGCTGCCAATGGGTCTATCTTGGCGGGGATGCCTGCCACGACCGACGCATCCTCCGCAAGGAGAGAGCAATCGGCGAATGGGTCGACGCGCATGGGTATACGTGCTGTATCCACGAGGATCGTGCTCAGACGGAGGCCACCTTGCACCGCATCCGAGTACTGGAGGAGCAGGGTGTTGAGGTCATACTGGCTCATGATGTAGAGTGGGAGAGCGATGAGAGGAATCGTAAGCGCTTTTTTGGTGCTTCTTGA
- a CDS encoding uncharacterized protein (COG:S~EggNog:ENOG503PIQ6), protein MAQKSATEKFVTEWEISSLLTRERYYRDTAQWQKLRDSFHPDPSRTSIKITWFNGNIDGFVAGSQKMAAQGTHSCHTICPIEIHVNGDKAVSESTGSIMARFRHHGVDYDCTSYARFVSRLERVDGEWKMLTLEALYERDTIRPAFPGTSTEAFDVGGGRASYKGLGWLLSQNGFSVDQDLPGADMPESVDVLMDSHRQWLQQ, encoded by the exons ATGGCGCAGAAGTCTGCAACAGAAAAGTTCGTTACCGAGTGGGAGATTAGCAGCCTTCTCACTCGAGAAAGATACTATAGAGATACGGCACAATGGCAGAAGCTTCGTGACAGCTTTCATCCGGACCCTTCGCGCACGAGCATCAAAATCACGTG GTTCAATGGCAACATCGACGGATTCGTTGCGGGGTCCCAAAAGATGGCCGCGCAAGGCACACATAGCTGCCACACCATCTGTCCGATTGAAATCCATGTAAACGGGGACAAGGCCGTTTCAGAATCTACAGGGTCCATTATGGCAAGATTTCGCCACCACGGGGTGGACTATGATTGCACTTCCTACGCTCGCTTCGTCTCACGATTAGAACGGGTCGATGGCGAATGGAAGATGCTTACCTTGGAGGCCCTTTATGAAAGGGACACGATTCGCCCGGCTTTTCCGGGTACCTCTACGGAAGCGTTCGATgtaggcggcggcagagcgaGCTACAAGGGCTTGGGTTGGCTGTTATCGCAAAACGGCTTCAGTGTTGACCAAGATCTGCCGGGGGCGGACATGCCTGAGTCTGTTGACGTGTTGATGGACAGTCACAGGCAATGGTTGCAGCAGTGA